A genomic region of Aspergillus oryzae RIB40 DNA, chromosome 1 contains the following coding sequences:
- the ctpA gene encoding Cu(2+)-transporting P-type ATPase CCC2 (cation transport ATPase) — protein MLGAEVDGSSAARSPAHMATTTVNVEGMTCGACTSAVEGAFKGVDGVGEVSVSLMMGRAVVHHDPNVLSPDKVAEIIEDSGFDATIISTDSPAGPSGDTTTVKEKGSMVSTTTLAIEGMTCGACTSAVEGGLKEVAGVKSVNVSLLSERAVVEHDASTVTPDQLAEIIEDRGFGARVLDTAAPQSGASQETTETTSRLMVTTVSIDGMTCGACTSSIENIFSGVDGLVQFNISLLAERAIITHDPVALPSKSIVNMIDDAGFEATILSSEPQAPVSSAVGRVILNLHGLRDALSAGALEESLLQKPGISSASVDIPTSRITVLYDSSVIGVRSVVVAIEAAGYNALLADTDDTNAQLESLAKTKEVQEWKRSFLFSVSFAVPVFVINMLLPMYLRPLDFGKVQLIPGLYLGDVACLLLTIPVQFGVGKRFYTSSYKSLKHRSPTMDVLVVLGTSAAFFYSVFTMVMALIIAPHKRPSTVFDTSTMLITFITLGRWLENRAKGQTSAALSRLMSLAPSMTTIYDDPIAAEKMAEEWEASRTGNGEQKSTSDNERPGPGHQIIPTELIEVGDIVVLRPGDKVSADGIVIRGESYVDESMITGEALPIHKAKGSAVIAGTVNGTSSVDFKVTRAGKDTQLSQIVKLVQDAQTSRAPIQRMADTVAGYFVPAIISLGLITFFGWMVMSHLLPHPPKIFLADDNGGKLMVCLKLCISVIVFACPCALGLSTPTAVMVGTGVGAQQGILVKGGAILEAATKITHVVFDKTGTLTTGKMSVAEAKIERHWTSNEWRRKLWWLIVGLAEMNSEHPIGKAIFSAAKTESGHPDEGGLPGSLGDFDACVGKGISALVEPASSAERARYRVLIGNATFLRSRDISVPESAQAADSDMATSKVPAGITRIHVAIDDQYTGTLLLRDTVKVTAVAAVAALHRMGISTSLITGDTHATAISIANAVGISPESVHASVSPSDKQSIISSLEASGERVAMVGDGINDSPALATASIGIALASGTDVAMEAADIVLMRPDDLLSVPASLSLSRAVFNRIRMNLVWACMYNVIGLPFAMGLFLPFGGYMLPPMAAGAAMAASSISVVVSSLLLKFWRRPRWMDAEKLEKQVEMGNLSFRGSRKSWWEAALSVSGSSGRVGPLRWIQGTRFWFFVTGKPSGRLDSDEGYVPLQTVEPAV, from the coding sequence ATGTTAGGCGCCGAGGTTGATGGCTCTTCCGCCGCCCGATCGCCAGCGCATATGGCAACCACCACAGTAAATGTGGAGGGAATGACGTGCGGCGCGTGCACGTCCGCCGTAGAGGGCGCTTTTAAAGGTGTGGATGGTGTTGGCGAAGTGTCGGTGAGCTTGATGATGGGCAGGGCTGTGGTACACCATGATCCAAACGTACTATCGCCGGACAAAGTCGCCGAAATAATCGAGGATAGCGGCTTTGATGCGACGATTATCTCTACAGATAGCCCAGCGGGCCCATCGGGTGATACAACTACAGTTAAAGAGAAGGGATCAATGGTCTCAACTACCACATTAGCGATTGAAGGGATGACATGTGGTGCCTGCACATCAGCGGTCGAGGGGGGTTTGAAGGAGGTAGCTGGCGTGAAATCGGTCAATGTTTCATTGCTCTCGGAGCGGGCGGTTGTAGAACACGATGCATCTACTGTTACACCCGATCAGCTTGCAGAAATCATTGAAGACCGTGGCTTTGGCGCTAGGGTGCTGGACACCGCTGCGCCTCAGAGCGGAGCTTCGCAGGAGACCACTGAAACTACGTCGCGACTGATGGTCACTACTGTTTCTATAGACGGTATGACATGCGGCGCATGCACGTCAAGTATCGAAAACATTTTCAGTGGTGTGGATGGCTTGGTCCAATTCAATATAAGCTTGCTCGCCGAGCGCGCTATCATCACTCATGATCCCGTGGCTTTACCGTCTAAGAGCATCGTAAATATGATTGACGATGCTGGTTTTGAAGCGACCATTCTGTCTTCTGAACCGCAAGCTCCTGTCTCGAGTGCCGTAGGCCGAGTCATACTGAACCTTCATGGCTTACGAGACGCACTCTCGGCGGGTGCTCTAGAGgaatctcttcttcagaagCCAGGTATATCCTCAGCATCGGTAGACATCCCTACCTCGCGGATAACGGTATTATATGACAGTTCGGTCATCGGGGTTCGCTCGGTTGTGGTGGCGATTGAAGCTGCCGGATACAACGCCCTGCTTGCGGACACGGATGACACCAATGCGCAACTGGAATCCCTGGCCAAGACAAAGGAGGTCCAGGAGTGGAAGCGCtccttcttgttttctgtCTCATTTGCTGTCCCTGTGTTTGTCATTAATATGCTACTGCCTATGTACCTTCGCCCTCTCGACTTTGGCAAAGTACAGTTAATTCCTGGCCTCTACCTTGGAGATGTTgcttgccttcttctcactaTCCCAGTGCAGTTTGGTGTCGGGAAACGATTCTATACCTCCAGCTATAAATCTCTAAAACATCGCTCGCCGACCATGGATGTGCTCGTCGTGTTGGGCACATCCGCCGCGTTTTTCTACAGTGTCTTTACAATGGTGATGGCCTTGATTATTGCGCCTCATAAGCGGCCCAGCACAGTATTTGATACGAGCACGATGCTGATAACGTTCATAACACTTGGTCGCTGGTTGGAGAACAGAGCTAAAGGACAAACTTCCGCCGCGCTCTCCCGGCTAATGTCGCTGGCCCCGTCGATGACGACCATCTACGATGACCCAATcgcggcggagaagatggcagaAGAATGGGAAGCCTCCAGAACCGGTAACGGCGAGCAGAAGTCAACATCTGATAATGAAAGGCCTGGGCCAGGACACCAAATTATCCCAACTGAACTGATTGAGGTTGGTGACATTGTCGTTCTTCGCCCTGGAGATAAAGTTTCTGCAGACGGCATCGTTATTCGAGGTGAAAGCTATGTTGATGAAAGCATGATTACTGGTGAAGCTCTGCCAAtccacaaggccaagggTAGCGCTGTGATCGCTGGGACAGTGAACGGCACGAGTTCTGTTGACTTCAAGGTCACACGAGCAGGCAAAGATACACAATTGAGTCAAATCGTCAAGCTTGTCCAGGACGCCCAAACAAGCCGGGCACCTATTCAACGCATGGCTGATACCGTTGCAGGATACTTCGTCCCAGCAATTATTAGCCTTGGATTGATCACGTTCTTTGGTTGGATGGTAATGAGCCACTTGTTACCGCACCCGCCCAAGATTTTCCTCGCGGACGATAATGGTGGTAAGCTCATGGTCTGTCTGAAGTTGTGCATATCGGTCATTGTCTTCGCCTGTCCCTGTGCTCTGGGTCTTAGCACCCCGACAGCAGTTATGGTTGGCACCGGAGTTGGTGCTCAGCAAGGAATTCTCGTCAAAGGCGGTGCTATTCTTGAAGCTGCCACAAAGATTACTCATGTGGTTTTCGACAAAACAGGAACTTTGACTACTGGGAAAATGAGCGTGGCTGAGGCTAAGATTGAACGTCACTGGACTTCGAATGAATGGCGCCGAAAACTCTGGTGGCTGATCGTTGGCCTCGCAGAGATGAACAGCGAGCATCCTATTGGCAAGGCAATATTCTCCGCGGCTAAGACAGAGTCCGGCCATCCTGACGAAGGTGGGCTGCCGGGTAGCTTGGGCGATTTTGACGCGTGTGTTGGAAAAGGCATATCTGCTTTGGTCGAGCCTGCATCCAGTGCCGAGCGCGCTCGGTACCGCGTCTTAATTGGAAATGCCACGTTTTTGAGGTCCAGAGACATTTCAGTACCGGAATCCGCCCAGGCTGCGGATTCTGATATGGCGACGTCAAAGGTTCCTGCTGGTATTACAAGGATTCATGTGGCAATCGATGACCAGTACACGGGAACGCTCTTGCTCCGAGACACTGTCAAGGTAACCGCGGTAGCAGCGGTTGCAGCTTTGCACCGTATGGGTATCTCCACATCGCTCATCACAGGTGATACGCACGCTACCGCTATATCCATCGCGAACGCTGTTGGCATCTCGCCCGAATCTGTCCACGCCTCTGTCTCTCCCTCCGACAAGCAATCTATAATCTCATCACTGGAAGCATCAGGCGAACGGGTTGCCATGGTCGGCGATGGAATCAACGATTCTCCAGCCTTGGCCACCGCATCTATCGGTATCGCGCTTGCTTCTGGTACAGACGTCGCTATGGAGGCAGCCGACATTGTCCTGATGCGACCCGACGATCTCCTATCCGTACCCGCAAGTCTGTCACTTTCTCGAGCTGTCTTCAACCGCATCCGAATGAACCTCGTATGGGCCTGCATGTACAACGTCATTGGTCTGCCTTTCGCCATGGGCCTATTCCTCCCCTTCGGTGGATACATGCTACCCCCCATGGCGGCCGGCgcagcaatggcagcatcAAGCATCTCGGTCGTGGTgagcagccttctccttAAATTCTGGCGCCGACCACGCTGGATGGATgccgagaagctcgagaagcAGGTCGAAATGGGCAATCTCAGCTTCCGCGGCTCCCGCAAGAGTTGGTGGGAAGCAGCCCTCTCCGTCAGTGGATCCAGTGGTCGTGTTGGACCGTTACGATGGATCCAAGGCACAAGGTTTTGGTTCTTTGTTACTGGTAAACCATCGGGTCGTTTGGATTCGGACGAAGGCTACGTCCCGTTGCAGACCGTTGAACCTGCCGTCTAA
- a CDS encoding uncharacterized protein (predicted protein) codes for MSLDEETLETVANGGSMDFEKWPSMVEPLLERLEYIVYNVFPMPQVPPESTAAISQQQPISNLSASFPQEPNSIPTSSNKENATPADSQTSTQLTEPSGERIPNSQPQSSAGPNLPTPLQLLLDSTRSTLRSLFSTKPPHTIQRLAELIIRPNKHYKTLPAYLRAVDRVVSVTSSADIFPLKTHASGDQSNGILNGAESGPMFSDHALGSDESLGGALLTPIPWLSNVASPDAEGEGGASLSEDHDAMSEAAPQQHSLQQETDGAAEPVLTHSTTSVIENEAMEDTGPQQTNPSEDIPHARGPRILGVEDMGLQDGKGVEMTLENEEGANNNSAEQNGQQGNDAGQTATKENADGDGDITLDDAKNANEEPGASAKGDEQPKP; via the exons ATGTCTCTAG ATGAAGAAACCCTGGAAACGGTCGCCAATGGCGGCTCAATGGATTT TGAGAAATGGCCTAGCATGGTAGAACCGTTGCTCGAACGATTAGAATAT ATTGTTTACAATGTCTTCCCCATGCCTCAAGTGCCTCCCGAATCCACCGCAGCTATttctcaacaacaaccaatcTCCAATCTATCCGCCTCCTTTCCGCAAGAGCCCAATTCGATACCCACAAGCAGCAATAAAGAGAATGCCACCCCAGCAGACTCCCAGACATCCACACAGCTCACAGAGCCCTCGGGCGAGCGCATTCCCAACTCCCAGCCTCAGTCATCCGCCGGTCCAAATCTGCCTACTCCCCTCCAGTTGCTGCTAGACTCCACCAGATCGACATTGAGATCGCTGTTCAGCACCAAGCCACCACATACGATCCAAAGGCTCGCAGAGCTTATAATCCGCCCTAACAAGCACTACAAGACACTTCCCGCCTACTTGCGAGCGGTTGACCGCGTTGTGTCGGTCACTAGCAGTGCGGATATCTTCCCGCTTAAGACGCACGCAAGCGGAGACCAGTCGAATGGTATTCTGAATGGCGCAGAGAGTGGACCGATGTTTTCGGATCATGCCCTTGGCAGCGACGAGTCCTTGGGCGGTGCTCTTCTCACTCCTATTCCTTGGTTGAGTAATGTTGCTTCTCCGGATGCTGAAGGTGAAGGTGGAGCTTCTCTTTCCGAAG ATCACGACGCTATGTCTGAAGCAGCACCACAGCAGCATTCCCTCCAGCAAGAAACAGACGGCGCCGCAGAGCCCGTACTTACCCACTCAACAACATCAGTTATAGAAAACGAGGCGATGGAAGATACTGGACCCCAACAGACAAATCCCTCGGAAGACATTCCCCATGCTCGGGGTCCCCGGATACTAGGAGTAGAAGACATGGGCTTGCAAGACGGCAAGGGAGTCGAGATGACACTCGAGAACGAAGAAGGAGCCAACAACAACTCCGCTGAGCAAAACGGCCAGCAGGGCAATGATGCTGGCCAGACTGCGACCAAAGAAAATGCAGACGGAGACGGAGATATCACGCTAGACGACGCCAAAAACGCAAATGAAGAGCCCGGTGCCTCGGCGAAGGGGGATGAGCAACCTAAACCCTAG
- a CDS encoding phosphoribosylaminoimidazole carboxylase ADE2 (phosphoribosylamidoimidazole-succinocarboxamidesynthase) has protein sequence MWNSPKVGILGGGQLGRMLVESANRLNIQCNVLDAENSPAKQISSHDGHVTGSFKEREAVRELAKTCDVVTAEIEHVDTYALEEIASQVKIEPSWQAIRTIQNKFNQKEHLRKYGIPMAEHRELAENTPEELAKVGEQLGYPMMLKSKTMAYDGRGNYRVNSKEDIPEALEALKDRPLYAEKWAYFKMELAVMVVKTKDDVLSYPTVETVQEDSICKLVYAPARNVSDAINQKAQELARKAVAAFDGKGVFGVEMFLLEDDSLILCEIASRIHNSGHYTIEGCPLSQFDTHIRAILDLPIPPKSLELRQPSIMLNIIGGAAPDTHLKAAEHALSIPNASIHLYSKGAAKPGRKMGHITVTAPTMHEAETHIQPLIDVVDEIRSQRSDIKTQPQKSGPSKPAPSVAVIMGSDSDLKTLVPGLKLLKEYFGIEPAVDITSAHRTPEYMAEYSASAAARGIKVIIAAAGGAAHLPGMAAAHTALPVIGVPVKGSSLDGVDSLYSIVQMPRGVPVATVGINNSINAALLAARILGSFDPAIQRKVEAYAEQAKTENLDFKGTKMRELGWEKYFEQM, from the exons ATGTGGAACTCTCCTAAGGTGGGAATCCTCGGCGGAGGCCAATTGGGCCGCATGCTGGTCGAGTCCGCCAACCGATTGAACATTCAATGCAACGTGCTCGATGCGGAGAACTCCCCGGCCAAGCAGATCAGTAGCCACGATGGCCACGTTACCGGTTCTTTTAAGGAGCGCGAGGCCGTTCGGGAACTGGCCAAGACCTGCGACGTTGTGACGGCAGAGATTGAACATGTCGATACCTACGCCCTGGAGGAGATTGCCTCTCAGGTCAAGATTGAACCCAGCTGGCAAGCGATTCGGACGATCCAGAACAAGTTCAACCAGAAGGAGCACCTGCGGAAATATGGTATTCCCATGGCGGAGCATCGCGAGCTGGCCGAGAACACTCCCGAAGAATTGGCCAAGGTCGGCGAACAGCTTGGATATCCTATGATGTTGAAGTCGAAGACTATGGCTTACGACGGACGTG GAAACTATCGTGTTAACTCTAAGGAGGATATCCCCGAGGCCCTTGAAGCGCTTAAGGACCGCCCATTGTATGCAGAGAAGTGGGCTTACTTCAAGATG GAATTGGCCGTCATGGTCGTAAAGACCAAGGATGATGTCCTGTCATACCCTACCGTCGAGACCGTCCAAGAAGACTCGATATGCAAACTCGTCTATGCCCCCGCGCGCAACGTGTCCGACGCCATCAACCAGAAAGCCCAGGAGTTAGCACGTAAGGCCGTCGCAGCCTTCGACGGAAAGGGTGTTTTTGGTGTCGAAAtgttcctcctcgaagaCGACAGTCTGATCCTGTGCGAAATTGCTAGCCGCATTCACAACTCCGGTCACTACACCATTGAAGGTTGCCCCCTGTCTCAATTCGATACCCATATCCGCGCCATCCTCGATCTCCCCATCCCTCCTAAGAGCCTCGAGCTCCGTCAACCCTCCATCATGCTCAACATCATCGGCGGTGCCGCCCCCGACACACACCTCAAGGCCGCAGAGCATGCTCTCTCCATCCCCAACGCCAGCATCCATCTCTACAGCAAGGGCGCCGCCAAACCAGGCCGCAAGATGGGCCATATCACTGTCACCGCGCCGACCATGCACGAAGCCGAGACACACATCCAGCCCCTGATCGACGTGGTCGACGAGATCCGCTCCCAGCGCAGCGACATCAAGACCCAGCCCCAGAAGTCGGGCCCCTCGAAGCCTGCACCCTCCGTGGCCGTCATCATGGGCTCGGACAGCGATCTCAAGACCCTCGTTCCAGGACTCAAGCTCCTTAAAGAGTACTTCGGCATCGAACCCGCAGTCGACATCACCTCCGCTCACCGCACCCCGGAGTACATGGCCGAATACTCCGCCAGTGCCGCTGCCCGCGGTATCAAGGTTATCATCGCCGCTGCTGGCGGCGCCGCCCATCTCCCCGGTATGGCCGCCGCTCACACCGCTCTTCCTGTGATCGGTGTCCCGGTCAAGGGCAGCTCCTTGGATGGTGTCGACAGTCTGTACAGCATCGTGCAGATGCCCAGAG GTGTCCCTGTCGCCACCGTCGgaatcaacaacagcattAACGCCGCTCTCCTGGCCGCCAGAATCCTGGGCTCCTTTGATCCAGCCATTCAGCGCAAGGTGGAGGCGTATGCTGAGCAGGCTAAGACCGAGAATCTCGACTTCAAGGGCACTAAGATGCGCGAACTCGGTTGGGAAAAGTACTTTGAGCAAATGTGA
- a CDS encoding uncharacterized protein (predicted protein) — translation MSSRLVNRPMDTKQRDKDINQKLQLYGIYQAFKNGKLPSNKQCDVALNSALKSKALSTPPKELSEEGQALIGDVRDVIEQAKRLILSKNDGQLIQEFIWEAQSITGEHVGEKPDVPLSRESAQQDGREALEGLKTLGNLLITNGEFRKLLNDAWILVRDIAGDASQKAANQVRPSEEQLAQVDQPAEDNTWHEKPDYAKHKEQFTSRFRKNKATAEQQANEVTDTAAQAATGDQRQDSAVEIDGRTGAAAGAEKTKEKLSENIPEEQKSRARDLAGKTKGYLSKKMPKERREQAIWRMKKMIIEIQGRADYQRAIETLLSLAEKYGSTTRDVTQQGAGTVKGTRGTDKISRMEKNLRVLIERFANSTSLDDLFDSLENIYRDADRDPELKGWFKNMDTFIRKSLQEQGYVMQEDWDRHYDQLSDHGRYLLRERYRDHTDRILDEVKFIGDQFAQDPQNKAFGEAVEKLFLDLGRDSSGNVSFKPHLLTDLRDVILPGIFENVRYVPIPRIEVSDPMADVVVENLVVESDNLVPNVVEFGSDNYLRWGRKKISSKRDNKIMLSVSGIQADLRDVSYYINKKQGFPSITDQGVMDIFLGGDGFGFKIAASNAQREDRQNFVKLDKVSVKIDSFNIKLKKSKHKALFTIFKPLLFRTVRPVLQRVLEQQIRDAFSRGDAFAYEIHSEVKRAKEAAIEDPANAPNIYSRYLDAARAKMEENKQKAQAVAQRASNTKVQTATTLHDSLFPEIKLPGGISSKATEYKELAERGERWESPIFSIGDAPESSNIPTPADITRKPHTTAQGRISDGNVTNGSAAASGARTSNGSTTIGATNGSAAVTGTSGVTNGATNGVHKANGYGAHGFSDQVDKAFTSNGGYKTTQDGVTATIPGAQHAFNPQTA, via the exons ATGTCTTCCCGGCTAGTCAATCGCCCGATGGATACGAAGCAGAGGGACAAG GATATCAatcagaagctgcagctATATGGAATATATCAAG CGTTCAAAAATGGCAAGCTTCCATCG AACAAGCAATGCGACGTTGCTCTAAACAGCGCGCTCAAGTCCAAGGCTCTCTCAACACCACCGAAAGAGTTGtctgaagaaggacaagctCTTATTGGAGACGTTCGCGACGTCATTGAGCAGGCGAAGCGCCTCATTCTTAGCAAGAATGACGGCCAATTGATTCAAGAGTTCATCTGGGAGGCCCAGAGCATCACTGGTGAACATGTTGGAGAGAAGCCAGATGTCCCTTTGAGTAGGGAATCGGCTCAGCAGGATGGTAGGGAGGCTCTAGAGGGCTTGAAGACCCTTGGAAACCTCCTGATTACCAATGGAGAGTTTAGGAAGCTCC TGAACGATGCCTGGATCCTTGTCCGCGATATTGCTGGCGATGCGTCGCAGAAAGCTGCCAACCAGGTCCGGCCGTCAGAGGAACAACTAGCACAGGTTGACCAGCCTGCCGAGGATAACACCTGGCATGAGAAGCCTGACTATGCAAAGCATAAAGAGCAGTTCACTTCTCGTTtcaggaagaacaaggccacT GCCGAGCAGCAAGCGAACGAAGTCACCGACACCGCAGCTCAGGCTGCAACTGGTGACCAGCGGCAGGACTCTGCTGTGGAAATTGATGGCCGTACTGGCGCTGCCGCAGGTGCTGAAAAGACCAAGGAAAAGCTTTCCGAGAACATCCCTGAGGAGCAGAAGTCTCGTGCTCGTGATCTCGCTGGCAAGACAAAGGGCTACctgtcgaagaagatgcccAAGGAACGCCGCGAGCAAGCTATCTGGcgcatgaagaagatgatcattgAGATCCAGGGTCGTGCCGACT ATCAACGCGCGATCGAGACCTTGTTATCTCTCGCGGAGAAGTATGGCAGTACTACTAGGGATGTAACCCAACAGGGTGCTGGAACTGTTAAGGGTACTCGGGGCACTGATAAGATCAgcagaatggagaagaaCCTACGG GTTTTGATCGAGCGTTTCGCGAACAGCACGTCTTTAGACGATCTCTTTGACTCGCTGGAGAATATCTATCGAGATGCAGACAGAGATCCTGAGCTCAAGGGATGGTTCAAAAACATGGACACATTCATTCG GAAATCTCTCCAGGAACAAGGCTACGTCATGCAGGAAGACTGGGACCGTCATTATGATCAGCTCTCCGACCATGGCCGTTATTTGTTGCGCGAACGCTACAGGGACCATACAGACCGCATTCTTGACGAAGTCAAGTTTATTGGTGATCAGTTCGCCCAGGACCCCCAAAACAAAGCCTTTGGAGAAGCGGTTGAGAAACTGTTCCTTGACCTCGGCCGGGACTCAAGCGGTAACGTTTCTTTCAAGCCGCACCTTCTTACGGACCTTCGGGATGTTATTTTGCCTGGCATTTTTGAAAATGTCCGCTATGTCCCTATCCCTCGTATTGAGGTGTCAGACCCCATGGCTGATGTG GTCGTGGAAAACCTTGTCGTCGAGAGTGATAACTTGGTGCCGAATGTTGTCGAGTTCGGCAGTGACAACTACCTCCGCTGGGGACGCAAGAAGATCAGCAGCAAGAGAGACAATAAGATCATGctttctgtttctggaaTCCAGGCTGACTTGCGAG ATGTCAGTTactacatcaacaagaaaCAAGGATTCCCTTCCATAACGGATCAAGGAGTTATGGATATCTTCTTGGGCGGCGATGGCTTCGGCTTCAAAATCGCAGCTTCTAATGCCCAAAGGGAAGACCGTCAGAACTTCGTCAAGTTGGACAAAGTGTCCGTGAAGATCGACTCCTTCAACATcaaattgaagaagtccaagcacAAGGCTCTGTTCACAATCTTCAAGCCATTGCTTTTCCGCACTGTTCGCCCCGTTCTGCAGAGGGTCCTCGAGCAGCAGATCCGCGATGCATTCTCTAGGGGAGATGCCTTTGCCTATGAGATCCACAGCGAGGTCAAGCGCGCAAAGGAAGCCGCCATCGAGGATCCCGCAAACGCGCCTAACATCTACTCCCGCTACCTGGATGCCGCGCGcgccaagatggaagaaaacaagcaaaaggCACAGGCTGTCGCCCAGCGCGCATCTAACACTAAGGTCCAGACGGCAACGACGCTTCACGATTCCCTCTTCCCCGAGATCAAGCTTCCTGGTGGCATCTCCAGCAAGGCCACTGAGTATAAGGAGCTCGCGGAGAGGGGAGAACGCTGGGAATCACCCATCTTCAGTATCGGCGATGCACCTGAGTCCTCCAACATCCCAACCCCGGCTGATATCACCCGCAAGCCACACACCACCGCCCAAGGCCGTATATCCGATGGCAACGTGACCAACGGTAGCGCAGCAGCTAGCGGCGCACGCACTTCCAACGGTTCCACCACCATCGGGGCAACGAACGGCTCCGCTGCCGTTACAGGAACAAGTGGAGTTACTAACGGTGCCACCAATGGTGTCCACAAGGCAAACGGCTACGGTGCTCACGGCTTCTCCGACCAGGTCGACAAAGCCTTCACTTCAAATGGCGGCTACAAGACCACCCAGGATGGTGTCACCGCTACCATCCCGGGAGCTCAACATGCTTTCAACCCCCAGACTGCTTAA
- a CDS encoding fungal specific transcription factor domain-containing protein (predicted protein) → MPFFSETNFWTSVDTVYQAGGRFAKPSDHWFLRLVLAIASASVSHQSGDSSHQRALSLISGALPFAEDVLRPGSIVGIQAILLLAQYSLFDPKHFRVWYLVGMAARALVDLGLHQDPPSEVQSADEQLDMRRRVFHCVYCMDRWLVLGVGVGTVLKSSGLVR, encoded by the exons ATGCCTTTCTTCAGCGAGACAAATTTCTGGACCTCCGTGGATACTGTTTACCAGGCTGGAGGTCGCTTTGCCAAGCCTAGTGACCATTGGTTTCTTCGTTTGGTGCTAGCAAtagcttctgcatctgtATCTCACCAAAGCGGGGATAGTAGCCATCAGAGAGCTTTATCTTTGATTTCGGGAGCTTTGCCGTTTGCCGAGGATGTTCTCCGCCCTGGATCTATAGTGGGCATTCAGGCCATCCTACTGCTTGCCCAGTATTCCCTCTTTGACCCTAAACATTTTCGTGTGTGGTACCTCGTAGGAATGGCCGCCAgggctttggtggatttaGGCCTACACCAGGATCCCCCTTCGGAGGTTCAGTCGGCCGATGAACAGTTGGATATGCGCCGGCGTGTGTTCCACTGCGTGTACTGCATGGACAG ATGGCTTGTCCTTGGAGTCGGCGTGGGTACTGTGCTCAAGAGCTCGGGATTGGTTCGATAA